One window of Triticum dicoccoides isolate Atlit2015 ecotype Zavitan chromosome 5A, WEW_v2.0, whole genome shotgun sequence genomic DNA carries:
- the LOC119297690 gene encoding flotillin-like protein 2 — protein MASFHVADASEYLAITGWGIDDVKLAKKAWVFVGQQCKKFCISPVNYEFEVHAMSAEKLPFILPAVFTIGPKISAISDEQADKEELQAQLLLYAKLIAPLHHNTSHVHDLVKGVIEGETRVLAAELTMEEIFKGTKTFKEKVFDRVQLELKQFGLFIYNANVKQLVDVPGHEYFSYLGQKTQQDAANQAKVDVAEARMKGEVGAKEREGLTRQNAAKVDAETKVLSVRQMGQGQKEEAKVKAEVQVFENAREADIAAAKAELAMKKAGWDKQAKVAEVEAAKAVAIREAELQMEVEIKNAMRQTEKLKAEQLSKATVQYDTQVQDSKALLYSRQKAAEAALFEQMRTAEARKAQADAKFFEQKMAEDAKLYAKQKEAESVALVGKAKTEYVASMLQALGGNYHALRDYLMIDSGMYTEMARINAGAVNGMQPKISIWSNGGDAGGEAAAGSALQQVAGVYKMLPPLVSTVHEQTGMSPPAWMCTLPKDGAAN, from the exons ATGGCGAGTTTTCATGTCGCAGACGCGTCGGAGTACCTGGCCATCACCGGGTGGGGCATCGATGACGTGAAGCTCGCGAAGAAGGCGTGGGTGTTCGTCGGGCAGCAATGCAAGAAGTTCTGCATCTCGCCGGTCAACTACGAGTTCGAGGTGCACGCCATGAGCGCCGAAAAGCTGCCCTtcatcctccccgccgtcttcaccATCGGCCCCAAGATCAGCGCCATCAGCGACGAGCAGGCGGACAAGGAGGAGCTCCAGGCGCAGCTCCTGCTCTACGCCAAGCTCATCGCCCCGCTGCATCACAACACCAGCCACGTCCATGACCTCGTCAAGGGGGTCATCGAGGGCGAGACTCGCGTGCTCGCCGCCGAGCTCACCATGGAGGAGATCTTCAAGGGGACAAAGACCTTCAAGGAGAAGGTGTTCGACAGGGTACAGCTGGAGCTCAAGCAGTTCGGGCTCTTCATCTACAACGCCAACGTGAAGCAGCTGGTGGACGTGCCGGGGCACGAGTACTTCTCCTACCTCGGCCAGaagacgcagcaggacgccgcgaACCAGGCCAAGGTGGACGTGGCCGAGGCCCGGATGAAGGGAGAGGTGGGCGCCAAGGAGAGGGAGGGGCTGACCCGGCAGAACGCCGCCAAGGTGGACGCCGAGACCAAGGTGCTGTCGGTGCGGCAGATGGGTCAGGGGCAAAAGGAGGAGGCCAAGGTGAAGGCCGAGGTGCAGGTGTTCGAGAATGCAAGGGAGGCAGACATCGCCGCGGCCAAGGCGGAGCTCGCCATGAAGAAGGCCGGGTGGGACAAGCAGGCCAAGGTGGCCGAGGTTGAGGCGGCCAAGGCCGTGGCCATCCGCGAGGCCGAGCTCCAGATGGAGGTCGAGATTAAGAACGCCATGCGCCAGACTGAGAAGCTCAAGGCCGAACAGCTCAGCAAGGCCACCGTGCAGTACGACACACAG GTTCAAGATTCAAAAGCGCTGTTGTACAGCAGGCAGAAGGCAGCTGAGGCGGCCCTGTTCGAGCAGATGAGGACGGCGGAGGCGCgcaaggcgcaggccgacgccaagTTCTTCGAGCAGAAGATGGCCGAGGACGCCAAGCTCTACGCTAAGCAGAAGGAGGCGGAGTCGGTGGCTCTGGTTGGCAAGGCCAAGACAGAGTACGTGGCGTCCATGCTCCAGGCGCTCGGCGGCAACTACCACGCCCTCAGAGACTACCTCATGATCGACTCCGGCATGTACACGGAGATGGCTCGCATCAACGCCGGAGCTGTCAACGGCATGCAGCCCAAGATCAGTATCTGGAGTAACGGTGGCGACGCAGGCGGAGAGGCTGCCGCCGGCAGCGCGCTGCAGCAGGTGGCCGGGGTGTACAAGATGCTCCCGCCGCTTGTGTCGACGGTGCACGAACAGACAGGGATGTCGCCGCCGGCGTGGATGTGTACGCTGCCCAAGGACGGTGCTGCCAACTGA